In one window of Brassica rapa cultivar Chiifu-401-42 chromosome A07, CAAS_Brap_v3.01, whole genome shotgun sequence DNA:
- the LOC103828638 gene encoding syntaxin-32 — protein MQARRGQSSYRDRTDEFFGIVETLRRSIAPDAANNVPYGGGGGGRREDPRSAVANQSEFKKRAAVIGLAINQTSQKLSKLAQLAKRSSVFDDPTREIQELTAVIKQEISSLNSALIDLQAVRNSHNDERTISRDTTTHSATVVDDLKNRLMDTTKEFKDVLTLRTENMKIHEIRRQRFTSNPSKESTNPFVRQRPLASKPAATQPAPLPWASSSSSSSSSSQLVPRRQGEAESSPLLQQSQQQQQQMVPLQDTYMESRAEALHNVESTIHELSNIFTQLATMVSQQGEIAIRIDQNMEDTLANVEGAQSQLARYLNSISSNRWLMIKIFFVLIAFLMVFLFFVA, from the exons ATGCAAGCAAGGCGTGGCCAATCGTCGTATCGAGATCGGACGGACGAGTTCTTCGGTATCGTTGAAACTCTGAGGAGATCAATTGCTCCGGATGCGGCGAATAATGTGCCGTATGGCGGTGGTGGTGGGGGAAGGAGAGAGGATCCGAGATCCGCCGTGGCAAATCAATCGGAGTTCAAAAAGCGAGCTGCTGTCATCGGTTTAGCTATCAACCAGACGTCGCAGAAGCTATCAAAGCTTGCTCAAC TGGCAAAGAGATCATCAGTTTTTGATGATCCCACACGGGAGATACAAGAGTTGACGGCGGTAATCAAACAAGAGATCTCTTCTCTGAATTCCGCTCTGATAGACCTTCAAGCTGTACGCAACTCCCATAATGACGAACGCACCATCTCTAGAGACACAACTACTCACTCAGCAACTGTTGTTGACGATCTCAAGAATCGCTTGATGGACACTACCAAAGAGTTTAAGGATGTTCTTACTTTGAGAACCGAG AACATGAAGATCCATGAAATTCGAAGGCAAAGATTCACGTCTAACCCGTCAAAAGAATCAACAAACCCGTTTGTTCGCCAGCGCCCTTTGGCTTCTAAGCCTGCTGCTACTCAACCTGCTCCACTTCCATGGGCAAGTagctcttcttcatcttcttcatcgtctCAGTTAGTCCCAAG GAGACAGGGAGAGGCAGAATCTTCTCCATTGTTGCAGCAgagtcaacaacaacaacaacagatgGTCCCGTTGCAAGACACTTATATGGAGAGCCGCGCAGAAGCTCTACACAACGTAGAATCAACAATCCATGAGCTAAGCAATATCTTCACACAACTAGCTACCATGGTTTCTCAGCAAGGGGAGATCGCTATCAG GATCGATCAGAACATGGAAGATACATTGGCGAATGTGGAAGGCGCACAGAGCCAATTGGCCAGGTATCTCAACAGTATATCATCAAACCGATGGCTCATGATTAAGATTTTCTTCGTACTGATTGCATTTCTCATGGTTTTCCTCTTCTTCGTGGCCTAA